A stretch of the Polaribacter pacificus genome encodes the following:
- the dnaA gene encoding chromosomal replication initiator protein DnaA, translated as MTKTADSVWNECLSFIKDNIKPQAYKTWFEPIKPIKIAGEALTIQVPSKFFYEWLEEHYIKLLRVALMKQLGNDAKLIYDVRMENTYSSNRPQTVKIPSSNRNPLKSQNVTVPLETKNRELRNPFVIPGLQKVKIESQLNPNYNFNNFVEGDSNRLARSAGMAVANKPGGTSFNPLLIYGGVGLGKTHIAHAIGVEIKDKYPDKTVLYISSEKFTQQFIDSVKSNTRNDFIHFYQMIDVLIIDDVQFLSGKTGTQDVFFHIFNHLHQNGKQVILTSDKAPVDMQDIEQRLLSRFKWGLSAELQAPDYETRISILQNKLFRDGVEMPEEIVDYIAKNIKSNVRELEGVLISMIAQSSFNRREYTLELARQIVDKFVKNTKKEVSIDYIQKVVSKYFDMDVATLQSKTRKRHIVQARQLAMYFAKRMTKSSLASIGSQIGHRDHATVLHACKTVDNLTETDKLFRKYVDDLTKKLTF; from the coding sequence ATGACTAAAACTGCTGACTCAGTTTGGAATGAGTGCCTTTCATTTATTAAAGACAATATAAAACCACAAGCGTATAAAACTTGGTTTGAACCTATCAAACCAATAAAAATCGCAGGTGAGGCTTTGACGATTCAGGTGCCCAGTAAATTCTTTTACGAATGGTTAGAAGAGCATTATATTAAATTGCTTCGTGTTGCCTTAATGAAACAGTTAGGGAATGATGCAAAGTTAATTTACGATGTGCGTATGGAAAACACCTACAGTAGCAATCGACCTCAGACAGTTAAAATACCAAGTTCAAACAGAAATCCTTTAAAATCACAGAATGTTACGGTTCCGTTAGAAACCAAAAACAGAGAGTTGAGAAACCCATTTGTGATTCCAGGTTTGCAAAAGGTAAAAATTGAATCTCAATTAAATCCAAATTACAACTTTAATAATTTTGTAGAGGGCGATTCAAATCGTTTGGCAAGATCAGCAGGTATGGCAGTGGCCAACAAACCTGGTGGAACTTCGTTCAATCCTTTATTAATTTATGGGGGAGTAGGTCTTGGTAAAACACATATAGCACATGCAATCGGTGTAGAAATTAAAGATAAATATCCAGACAAAACAGTTTTGTATATTTCATCTGAAAAATTTACCCAACAATTTATAGATTCAGTCAAATCAAATACAAGAAATGATTTTATTCATTTTTATCAGATGATTGATGTATTGATTATTGACGATGTTCAGTTCTTGTCCGGAAAAACCGGAACTCAAGATGTGTTCTTTCATATTTTTAACCACTTGCATCAAAATGGCAAACAGGTAATTCTTACTTCGGATAAGGCACCAGTTGATATGCAAGATATAGAACAGCGTTTGCTGTCTCGTTTTAAATGGGGATTGTCTGCAGAGCTTCAGGCTCCTGATTATGAAACTAGAATATCGATTCTACAGAATAAGTTATTTAGAGATGGGGTAGAAATGCCCGAAGAAATTGTTGATTATATTGCAAAAAATATCAAATCCAATGTTCGTGAACTAGAAGGCGTGTTAATCTCTATGATTGCTCAGTCTTCATTTAACCGAAGAGAATATACTCTAGAGCTTGCTAGACAAATTGTAGATAAGTTTGTTAAGAATACCAAGAAAGAAGTTTCTATAGATTACATCCAAAAAGTAGTGTCTAAATATTTTGATATGGATGTAGCAACATTACAATCTAAAACCAGAAAAAGACACATTGTTCAAGCTCGTCAATTAGCTATGTATTTTGCAAAGCGAATGACCAAATCATCCCTAGCGAGTATTGGTTCTCAAATAGGTCACAGGGATCACGCAACAGTTTTACATGCTTGCAAGACTGTTGACAATCTTACAGAAACCGATAAATTATTTCGTAAATACGTTGACGATTTAACCAAGAAATTAACTTTTTAA
- a CDS encoding low molecular weight protein-tyrosine-phosphatase — protein MQQILMVCLGNICRSPLAEGILQSKVDPSKISVDSAGTAAYHVGELPDKRSIATAKKYGIDLTQQRARKFSIKDFDIFDIIYAMDQSNYQDLLSLARNQQDKDKLHLILNESYPNEQREVPDPYYGGVDGFEQVYQLLDEACTVIQKKIE, from the coding sequence ATGCAGCAGATTTTGATGGTCTGTTTGGGGAATATTTGTCGTTCTCCACTGGCCGAGGGTATATTGCAATCTAAGGTTGATCCTTCTAAAATTTCAGTAGATTCTGCTGGGACAGCTGCTTACCATGTGGGAGAATTGCCAGACAAGCGATCTATTGCTACAGCTAAAAAATACGGAATAGATCTTACCCAACAACGCGCAAGAAAATTTAGTATCAAAGATTTTGATATCTTTGACATCATATACGCCATGGATCAAAGTAATTATCAAGATTTATTGAGCTTGGCACGTAATCAACAAGATAAAGATAAGTTGCATTTGATTTTAAATGAGTCTTATCCCAATGAGCAAAGAGAGGTGCCTGACCCTTATTACGGTGGTGTAGATGGCTTTGAACAAGTATATCAGCTTTTAGATGAAGCTTGTACTGTAATCCAAAAAAAAATTGAATGA
- a CDS encoding SAM-dependent methyltransferase yields MLGKLYLIPTTLGDNEPLEVMPISVKKVVEQIDYYVVENEKTARRFIKKIHPKKAQDSLQIMMLDKYAEEIETRSYLDICAEGISVGLLSEAGVPAVADPGATIVRLAHEKGIQVVPLVGPSSILMAMMSSGMNGQSFAFNGYLPIDAAKRKKTIKDLERLSKEKNQSQIFIETPYRNEKLFTDLKSTLTPSTLLCIAADITLSTEYIKTKHAKDWKQEQPDLHKRPAIFIIHKEY; encoded by the coding sequence ATGCTAGGAAAATTATATTTAATACCCACAACCTTAGGAGATAACGAACCTTTAGAAGTAATGCCAATCTCTGTAAAGAAAGTTGTTGAGCAGATTGATTATTATGTGGTTGAAAATGAAAAAACGGCACGTCGTTTTATAAAAAAAATACATCCCAAGAAAGCGCAAGATTCTTTGCAAATTATGATGTTAGATAAGTATGCCGAGGAAATTGAAACTCGTTCATATTTAGATATCTGTGCAGAGGGAATCTCAGTTGGATTGTTATCTGAGGCAGGTGTTCCAGCGGTTGCGGATCCAGGTGCAACCATCGTTCGGTTGGCGCATGAAAAAGGAATTCAAGTTGTTCCTTTGGTGGGGCCTTCATCCATTTTAATGGCCATGATGAGTTCTGGAATGAACGGCCAAAGTTTTGCTTTTAATGGCTATTTGCCTATTGATGCTGCTAAGAGAAAAAAAACAATTAAAGATTTAGAGCGTTTGTCAAAAGAGAAAAATCAATCTCAGATTTTTATTGAGACTCCTTATAGAAACGAAAAGCTTTTTACGGATTTAAAATCGACCTTAACACCATCAACCTTGTTGTGTATAGCTGCAGATATTACTTTATCTACAGAGTATATAAAAACCAAGCACGCAAAAGATTGGAAACAAGAACAACCAGATCTGCACAAGCGTCCAGCTATCTTTATCATACACAAAGAATATTAA